The Fibrobacter sp. UWB16 genomic interval TCAATAAGCGCCTGAACCACTCCAATTCTGGTGACCTCACATTCGCAGAATTCCGCGAAACCTGGCATAAGGCATTGGGCATCAAGGACGGTGGTCCGAACAGACATATCACTGAACAACCGAAACCGACCGAAGAAATCGACACTGGTTTCAGCCGCACCCCGTGGATTTTTGCCATCGCCGTGCTCCTCGGGTTCGTTTTTGCGTTCACTCGCAGAAAGAAACGCTAACCAATTATCAATCCGTTAGTTATATTTCTAATAAAAGTCCGTCATGAGTTTAAAAATTTCTAGCATCACGAATAGCATCATCATCAAGAGCTTGTTGCTCTTGATTGTTTCGATGCTTGTCATTGTGATGATAGGAACCTACGTCTTTACCCAAAAACAGATGAAGACGACACTCAAGCTGAGTTACGATACCAACGAAACCCAGCTACAGCAGCTCGCTAACACCGCCAACAATGAAATGGAGCAATTCGCCAGTCGCCTCTCGCTTTTGGCGAAGACTTCCGAAATCCAAAGCATGGATAAGCTCACGGCGGCAGGATACCTCAAAAGCTTCAACATATCGTCGCTATTCATTTCGGGCGAATCCATATCGCTCTTTGACAGAAAGTACAACCTCATTTGCAACAACTCTATGTTGGGGTCAACAAAGATAACCTACCCCATCGAATTCAATAGGATTTCGCCGCACAGACCGACAATTTCCCCATGGTACCGCGACACAGACGGAACCCCCAAGCGAGCCTTTGGCGTTGTCGTTTCGGACCGAGCTATGGGCGATGGTCGACTCGTTTCGAATTTTTCGATTCGCCGTCTCTGGAAGTACTTCTCAGAATACAAAGTAGGGCAGAACGGCATCCTCATTGCCTGCAATGGTCAAGGCGAAATCCTTTACCACCCGGATATGAGAACGTGGCTTGACGGAGTCCACAAGATTTCTGAACTCGGCCTTGGCGACATGAACATCAAGCAGGACGAAGACAGCACCATCAAATTTTTGACGCTTGACAACGGAAAGTCCTACCTCATCAACAGGACTTTCAACCCGACTTACGACCTTGGTCTTATCGCCTTACAGCCAAAGACAGAAATTGATGCAATGGTTTCGTCGGTTCACCATGTCAGCCAAATCATTTTGTTCAGTTCGATTATCGCCATCTTGCTCGTGTCTCTTTGGCAGATTCTGATTGTCTGTAGACCGCTCAACAACTTGATTGACCACATTTCCCAGATTACCGAAGGGAACCTCAACATTGGTGAATTCAAGGCCAAAAGCAGCCAGGATGAAATCGGAAGACTTGCACAGGTCTTCAACCAAATGCATTCGACGATCAAGCGACAGATTCAAGAGCTGAACGCGCACAGGGAATTGCTCGAAAAAGAAGTCAAAGAACGCACCTACGAGCTCGAACAAGCTAACAAGAAGCTGGATTTGATTTCGAGAACGGATGAACTGACGCAGTTGCCGAACCGCCGCGATATGCACAGGACGATTGAAAAGGAAGTCGACCGTGCAAACCGCTTCAGAAAGTCATTCAGCATCATCTTTATCGACATCGACCATTTCAAGGATGTGAACGATACATACGGACACGCCGCAGGCGATGCCGTGCTCAAGTCCGTTGCTAGCACCATCCGCAGTCTGTTGCGCAAGTACGATGTGCTCGCCCGCTATGGCGGCGAAGAATTCTTGACGCTTTTGCCAGAAACAGAATTAAAAGATGCTGCACACGTCGCTGAACGTTTCCGCAAGCAGATCGAAAACCAGACGATTTTCTTTGGCGGCCAGGAAATCAAGGTCACCATTACGCTTGGCGTAGCCCAGTTCGATAGCAGCCAGGGCGCAGAAAAGTGCATCCAGCTTGCCGACAAGGCTCTTTACGAAGGCAAGGAACACGGCAGAAACAAGGTCATCCTTTGGACAGACGACAAGCCCGTGGAAAACGCGCAAACGTAACACTTCCGCAAAATTTCTATTTTTGCGTTTATGAACATCGACTTCAACCGTAGACTATCCATAGCTCCGATGCTTGACTGCACGGACCGCCACGAACGTTATTTTTTGCGTTTGCTCTCTAAGCATATTTTGCTGTACAGCGAGATGGTCGTATCTACGGGGCTTCTGCATTGCGAGAACAAGGACTTGTTCCTCGGGCACGAACCGTTCGAGCACCCGGCTGTGCTACAGCTCGGCGGCAGCAATCCAGCAGATCTTGCCGCCGCATCGAAACTTGTGGAAGCTGCAGGCTTTAGCGAAGTCAACTTGAATTGCGGTTGCCCATCGGACCGTGTGCAGAACGGAAACTTCGGCGCATGCCTCATGAAAGAGAAGAACGTCGTTGCCGATTGCTTCAAGGCGATGCAGGACGCTGTTTCGATTCCAGTTTCGATCAAGTGCCGCATTGGCGTCGATGACCTGGACAGCTGGGAATTTTTCACAGACTTTATCCAGACCGTGCGTGATGCAGGCTGCAAAATTTTCATCGTACATGCGCGCAAAGCTTGGCTCAAGGGACTCTCGCCTAAGGAGAACCGCGAAGTGCCGCCGCTCCATTACGAGTTCGTCCACCGCCTCAAGGCGGAAATGCCGGAGCTGAACTTGAGCATCAACGGTGGCATCAAGACGCTCGAACAGATTGAAGAACAGCTGAAAGATTTGGACGGCGTGATGGTCGGTCGCGAAGCATACGAGAATCCGTGGTTTTTGCACGATGCCGATGCAAGAATTTTCGGGGATGTCCGCCCTGAAAGCAACGATCCGGCAGAAATCATCGCCGGGAATGCACGCCCCGCCACGCGAAAAGCGCTCCTCGAAGCCTACCTCCCCTACGTCGAGAAGCAGACTGCCGAAGGTTGCCCCGCGACGATTCTCGTGAAGCACCTCTACGGTCTTTTTGCAGGACTCCCGGGCGCCCGCAAATTCCGCGCCACGCTCAGCAACGAGAGCCCCCGCGCCCACCTTTACGGAGGCGCCGCCGCCCTCATCCGAAAAGCAATGGAACTCGTTTCAGAAGAGTCGTAATAATTACCGTTATTACCGCTAATAGCGAGACTATCAACTAATTTTAGTCTTATAAAAAACGTTGAGAGAATAAAGCGTCGGCCAAGGATGGGGAGGGTGCAGGGAGGGGCCCGTGCGGCCTTCGCAACTCCGAGCTGGGGCCCCGCCCGCATGACGTACATTATTACATTTTCAATGCTTTTTAAAGCCTTAAGTTTAGTGTTAAAACTTAAGACTCACCCCTTGACAAGCGGATAAAATTTTTCTCTATTTGGTGGCGTATTTTTAAGTTTAACCTTTAACGGAGATACAACATGCCTTGCGGAAAGAAAAGAAAGCGCAGGAAGATTGCGACTCACAAGCGTAAGAAGCGCCGTCGTCGTGACCGTCACAAAAAGAAACTTCGCTAATATCCGTTAGCATTTTCTTGTGATTTCCTGTAAAAGACGGAGTGTAAAAGCTCCGTTTTTTCGTTTTTCATTTAGAAAAGTGACCAATTTTAGCGACAAAAAGACATCTGTTGATTCACAAATCAAACGATAAATAGGGATACCCCCAAAGGAAACCAAATGATAGATCGCAACAAACACTTCCTCCGCCTCATGGACTGGAGTGAAGAAAAAGTTCTCGAAACCATCGAGATTGCCTCGCGTCTCAAGGCTGAAGTTCACGCTGGTAAGGTCTCTGACCGACTCCACGGCCAGAACATCGCCATGTTCTTCGAAAAACCGTCGCTGCGAACTATTACGACTTTCCAGGTGGGCATGAACCAGCTCGGCGGCCACGCCGTGCTCCTCTCCCCAGATTCTATCGGTCTTGGCAAGCGCGAAAGCGTCAAGGATGTCGCCCGCTGCCTCAGCCGCTGGGTGAACGCCATCGTGGTCCGTTGCTTCAAGCAGCAGCTCGTCGAAGAACTCGCTGAATACGGTTCCATCCCGGTTGTGAACGCATTGACTGACGATTACCATCCGTGCCAAGCTATCGCATTTGCGCAGATGATCAAGGAAAATCTCGGCGGATTCAAGAACGGCAACAAGCCGAAAACGGTCGCTTTCATCGGTGACGGCAACAACGTTGCGAACTCCTTCCTCGCCCTTTGCTCTAAAGTCGGTATGAACTTCACGCTCGCCTGCCCGAAGGGCTTTGAACAGCCCGCCAAGGTTGTCGAAGAAGCGGAGGCCGGCTTGAAGAAGCACGGTTGCCAGTATCGCGTATTCCACGATCCGAAGGAAGCCGTCAAGGACGCCGACATTCTCTATAGCGACGTTTGGGTTTCTATGGGTCAGGAAGGCGAAAAGGCAACCAAGCAAAGCCACTTCTTGCCGTTCCAGATCAACGACGAACTCTTGAAGCTCGCTCCTTCTCATTGCAAGGTCAGCCACTGCTTGCCGGCTCACCGCGGCGAAGAAATCACAGACTCTGTGATGGACAATCTCGACGTGAACATGAGCTTCGAAGAAGCAGAAAATCGCCTGCACGCTCACAAGGCTGTGCTCTGGCAGGTGATGACGCCGTTCAACAAGTAAGCGTCAAGTCTTGATGAAATTCGCCCGGCATCACCGCCGGGCTTTTCATTTATGCGCAAAAAAATTTCAATTAATTCTAATACGTTCCCGTTTCGACAACTTTGTTACAGAACGATTCAAATTGCGGAGTTAACTCTTCAAGAGGATTTACAGAAGATTTTTTAGTTTCAACAGTCACTATATGGCGGTCTTTACAAGTCGTCTGACGCGTTTCACCATTGGTAGAATATTCTATCGAATTAACCTTGGCTTGATCACAAAAATCCTGCACATCACTTTTCGAAACATTCTGCGCAAAAGTGACTTCAGAAGTCGTCGTAAAAACGCCGTCTTTGTACTGCGCATCATACACGAGATTCATTGAATCCGGAACCGAAATTTCCATTTTCAAAGCCGTTTCAGTTGAACGCAACGTGCAATTCGCCCGGTCCGGCGTTGCGTCAGAATTTGCAAATTTACCATTAAATTTTTCGCATTCACTCTTTGCGTTTTGTTCAAGGAATTCAATCGAGACCGAAGGAACTGTTTCCTTAATCGTCATTGTACGTTCATCACACGTCACCGTCGCATTTCTATGTTCGGCCGCTGCAGTTTCCTTATTCTCTTCACACACGGATTGAATGTAGGCCGAAGAAACCGTATCCACATAGGTGCTATAATATTCTATTTCTTGCACGGCGCCCTTGATTGTGACAGTCACTTTCGTTGTCACGCCAACTTGCTTGAGAACACTGACAATGGAAGTATCAGAAAGAACATCATACGTACACGCCACATTATTACCCGTCGAGTTTTTCGTGCTATCTTTTTTGTCGTTAGCGTTATTTTTCAACGAATCTGGATCAGATTGATTTGATTTAGGCTGATTTTCAAGCACTGGCGATGTCGTATTTTCAGAGCCGCACCCCCAAAACATAAGTGCAGTCACAGTCGACAATAGAAGAACTTTTTTGAGCATACCGCCCCCTTTTTTGTTTATAAAACAATAACGAAAATATAACATATCTTTTTCTATATTTGCCTAAAATTTGAAATGAGGAGACATCAAATGTCCTTTGTTCAAGACCTTAAAGAAAAAGTTTTAGGTGGTTACGAAATTACTCGCGAGGACGCCATCAAGCTTTTAAGCGAAGACCTCGACGAACTCACGAAAGCCGCTGACGAAATCCGCGAAAAATTCCACGGCGACGACTTTGATTTTTGTTCCATCGTGAACGCCCGCAGCGGCCGCTGCTCTGAAAACTGCAAGTACTGCGCCCAGAGCAGCTACTACCACACCGGCGCTCCTGAATACAAGTTGCTCAGTGCCGATGAGATTGTCGCCGACGCCAAGAAGAAAGAAGCGGCAGGTATCCCGCGTTACTCCATCGTGACTTCGGGCCGTACGCTTTCGAACCGCGACGTGGAACAGATTAGCGAAGCGCTCCGTCGCCTGAAAAAAGAGACGAAGCTTTCGATTTGCCTTTCGGCAGGCCTCTTGAACAGGGATCAGTTCGACAAGCTCAAGGAAGCAGGCCTCACCCGCTTCCACAACAACCTGGAAACATACCGCCGTCACTTCGCGGACGTTTGCACGACGCACACTTACGACGATAAGATTGGCGCACTCCAGAACGCTCTTGCGGCTGGCCTCGAAATTTGCAGTGGCGGCATCATGGGCCTTGGCGAAACGATGGAAGACCGCATCGACATGTGCCTGGATTTGCGCAAGCTCGGCGTGAAGTCCACTCCGGTGAACGTGCTGAACGCGATTCCTGGAACGCCGTACGAAAAACTCCCAAAGCTCACGAACGACGAATTCTGCCGCATCGTGGCGATTTACCGATTCATCAACCCGAAGGCGTTCATCCGTCTTGCGGGCGGTCGCGGCGTTCTCGGCGACGACGGCAAGCGCGCATTCAAGAGTGGCGCAAATGCTGCCATCACGGACGACATGCTCACCACCGCCGGCGTAAACAGCTGCAAGGACTTCGAGCTTGTGAAAGGCCTCGGATTCAAGCCACACGGATTTATTGAGTAAGCTCACAGGAAATTTTTCTTGAGAGCCGTAATTATTTAAATTTAATTTGATGGCTTTCAAAAGTCGTATTTTTACGGGAATTCTAGTTGTATGCAGTTTGGTGTTACTCGCCAACTGCGCTTTTCCCGTACGCCCCGGATACGACAGAAAGAGCGGTACCTACAAGCGATACAGAGTGGCCACCACGACTCCAGAACCCGTCGACACCACCGCAGTAGACGCGCAAGAAGAACTGGTTATTGAGGAAAAACTCGCCGTTGAGAAAAAGCCTGACACAACGGTCGTTCAGATAGACTCCATCGCAAAAGTAGACACGACGAAAAAGGATTCTGTCAAAAAAGAGCCTGCAAAAAAAGTCGAAATCGCATCCAAAACGGTGGCTGACACCACAAAAAAACAAACCTCCGCAAAAACTGAAGCCGCTTCAAAAACCAAGAAACAGGCAAAGCCTGCATCAAAGCCCACGAACCTTGAAAAGTATGCCAAGGAATGGCTTGGCGCGAAGTACGTTTACGGCGCCGCTAGCAAAAAGAAGACGGACTGTTCCGGCTACGTGATGCAAGTCTACAAGGGCTTTTATAACATTGCACTAGACCATAACGCACAACGTATTTACGACGATGGGCGCGGCTATTCCATCAGGCGTACAAAGTTGCAAGAAGGTGATCTCGTGTTTTTCGGGAACTTCTGGAAAATCAGCCACGTCGGCATTTACTTAAAGGGAAACCGTTTCATTCACGCCAGTACGAGTAAGGGCGTGGTGATTACCTCCATGGACGATAACTATTGGTCGTCAAAATACAAAGGCGCAAGACGATTTAAGTAATTACTATCTTTTTTCCTATGAAAAAGATAGCATTCCAGGGCCGTCGCGGGGCCTATAGCGAAAGTGCCGCCTACCACCTGTTCGGAAACGATATCGAAGTCGTGCCGATGGACACGTTCGAACAAATTTTCCAGGGCATTGAAACAGGTGTCGTTGACGGAGGCGCCATCCCTATAGAGAACTCGACAGCGGGTTCCATTTACGACAACTACGACTTGCTTTACAAGTGGCGCCATCCAATTGTCGCCGAAGTCAAGTTGCAGATTGAACATACGCTCTGCGCATTGCCGGGCACAAAGCTCGAAGACCTTACCGAAGTCCTGAGCCACCCGCAGGGACTCGCCCAGTGCAGCCGCTTTTTCGGACAGCACCCGAACATCAAGAGCACCGCTTTTTACGATACCGCAGGCAGCGCTGAAGAAATCGCGAAGCGCGGCGACAAGCACATCGGTGCAATTGCAAGCGCATACGCAGCCAAGTTCTACGGTCTTGACATTTTAAAGCAAGGGCTCGAAAATTTGCCGGGCGTAAACTTCACGCGCTTTTACGCGATTCAGAAAACCGCAATTGAATTGCCGGACTTCAAGGCTAACGAAACAGGCAAGCCGCCTATCAAGACGACGCTCCTTTTGATGTTGAGCGATTCTAGCAAGTCTGGCGCTTTGTACGAAGCGCTCGGTTGCTTTGCCAAGCGCAAGCTGAACCTCACACGCATCGAGAGCCGTCCGCATCCGGACCGCCCGTGGGAATACATTTTCCACCTTTCATTCGAAGGCAATCCGAAGGACCCGAACGTCGTTGAAGCGCTCAAGGAATTGCAGCAGTACACCGACTTCATTTATCGACTCGGAAGCTTCCGCGAAGGAACAACGGAGAAACTGAGCTATTAAGCACAATTGTCACCCCGGCCGCTGTGCCGGGGTCACCACATGCGAAAAACGTGATTACAAAAATTAATTGATCCTATCGCCTTCGGCTCCAGGATGACAAGATCAGAATGATGAGGCCGGGGAGACAACGCAAGGAGATTATATGGCATACGAACGTACTGATAGAAAACCTGAAGAATTTCGCAACCTCAAGATGACCACGGGCTTTATCTCTAGCGCCGATGGTTCCGTTCTCATTGAAATGGGACGCACACGCGTCATCTGCAACGCAACGCTCCTCCCGAAAGTTCCGGACTGGCTTGCCGGTCGCGGCACAGGCTGGATCACGGCTGAATACAGCCTGCTCCCGCAAAGCACGGGCAAGCGCGTGGAACGCGAGCGCAAAGGCGCGAGCGGCCGCACGCAGGAAATCCAGCGCTTGGTGGGCCGTTCGCTGCGCGGCGCAGCCGATCTCGCCGCACTCGGCGAGAACGCCATCGTCGTGGACTGCGATGTGATTGAAGCTGATGGCGGCACGCGAACAGCCAGCATTATCGGTGGCTTTGTCGCACTCGCCATTGCCGTCAAAAAAATCAAGGAACGCCTCGGCATCACGCAACAAATCTTGAAGCATGGCATTACAGCAATCTCTGTGGGCGTCGTGAGCGGCAAGCCGCTTTGTGACCTCTGCTATGTCGAAGATTCTGCCGCCGACGTCGATATGAACGTCGTGATGCAAGACGCAAAGAATTTCATCGAAGTGCAGGGTACGGGCGAACACGCCAGCTTTGACCGCGCCATGCTCAATACTCTCCTCGACCTCGGCGAGAACGCCTGCAAGGAAATTTACAAGAAGCAGATGGAACTCATCGGCGGCGAACTGCCGTAGTTATCGACAAGACTTAACTGGATGGGGCTACGCCCCAACTCTTGGGCTCGGTTATGACCATGCAAGCATGGTCGCAACACTCGCCTTCTGAGTTGTTTTCGCTTCGCTCAAGATGACGAAGAAGGGATTCCGCCCCGTCCCCATTCGCGGATCATGACCACATAAGAGCTGAAGCTCTAAGTGGTCAAAGAGAACAAGTCCGGGGTGACAAAAAGGCGATCCCGGCACAAGGCCGGGATGACAAATGAGGAAGACAAGTCCGGGGTGACAAAGTAAGACAAATGTCCAGTGAACACCCGCCGCGATTGCGACGGGCTTCATATTATTTGATAACTAGGCCCTTTTTCCCAGAGACGAACGGGTCTTCGTCCGTCGAACAAAAATTCGTTTTTTCGGAATACTTGCCAAGCCCTCTTATATTAATTCGGCTCTTAGCATTCGCTTCACCTTGGACCGCAAAGAGAATCGAAGCCACAAGATCTGGAGCGCCATTCTTGCCTTCTACAGACTCAAATCGATTCCATTTCACGCATTGCGTTTTTACTTCAACTGACTTTGGCAACGTAACCTTCGAAAGTTGAGAAATAGAAGCGTAATTTCCATCCTCAATGTCGCTTACCACAACATCCAAATCAGATTCCGAGGCGTATGTTACGCATAAGCCTCCCCAACTTGAGATATTAGCCTTAGCCGCTGGTGAATTACCATCAAGAGGTTCTACAACGCCCGCGACATGGAAGCCAACGCCCAAATAACCATCTTTTGCAAATTCAAGTTCGCCACAAACGCCTTTGCAATAACCAAAAATATCTTCTTCTAGTGTATACTCGTGTCCAAGAGGCCCTGGCCAATTAACTGAACCCACACCGTCCATATCATTACCAAAGCTGAACCAATACCCCGAAGTTTCAGTACCATTGTCAGCACCTGTAATTACACGTGCATCCCAGCTAGCATCACTGCCATCCCACATTTCGCTAACACTTTTCGGATCAGCACAATCCCCGCTAACGCTACTCGAAGACAACACCAGTGACGAAACGGACGAGGAGCTAGGATTCGAGTTCACCAATCCAACATTGCAAGCACCACTAGCAACATACTTGCCAACAGAAGCGATAGTGAAATGGCCAGACATGGATTCGCCGCTATTCTTACCAAACTTTATATTCTTGATTTTTTTCGCGGCTTCGGCAGCAGGCATTGGATTTTCGCCTTCACCGTCCTTATCAAAATCTGCCCAGGTAAAGCATTTTTCTACAAGCTTTTCAGATTTTACTAATTCGGCAATTACGTCAGTATCCGTACCTACGCCCAATCTCACATACAAATTTAAATCCGACGAATAGGTAACGCAAATTCCGCCCCAGTCACTGATATCGGCAGACAACGGATGTGCAACATCCACGGTAGGATCTTCAAAACCGGCAACATTAAACGCGACTCCGACAACAGCTTCAGGAGCATTACCTTTATCCCAATACATCTTCCCGCAAATGCTGCCGCACTCATCTACGAGATGTTGCATGCAATCCGTACCATCATTAAGGCACTCGGCATCCCATTCTACGTGAGACATACCGCCATCATCGTTATCGCTATAAGAATACCAATAACCAGCACCATGCTTATCATCGGGATCAAATCCCGTTTTCACGATATATTCACCTTTTTTAGCATTCCATAGGCAAGCCGTCGAGTCAACAAGAACTCCTACGCTACTTGAGGAAACTGTAGGCGCAATTTGGCTACTTGATGATACCAAAATTTCTTGGCTACTGCTCACTGCTTTTTCGCCAGCGTCGCTACTACTCACGCCAGCAACAGACGAACTGCTTTCACCAATAACAGACGAACAGCTTTCGCCATATACAGGCGAAGCCGTAAACGAATCCGAAGAAGTATCATCGGAGCAGGCGACAATGCCTAACAACAAGGTCGGGATTATCCCCCAAAGAATTCTCCTGAACATACAACACTCCCTTATATTTTATTATAAACTATAATATATATTATTTATTTAAAAAAGGTGATTCCGGCTCGGAGGCCGGAATGACAGATTACCCCGGAATAAGTTGGGCATGACAAAAAGGCCGGAATGACAGATTAAAAAGGGGATTCCCGAATCACTATTTAAAGAACAGCTGGTTCTTGGCATTTTAAATAGGATGTGCCATCCAGTTCTTGATACGGGGCAATTCCCAAAATATTGAACGAACTGCCGGCATTATTCTTGGCATAATCATAGAACAAAATCGACGATATCTTGGAAGGATCGATAGGCACCCTTGTTTCGCTGTCAACAAATTCATTCCAGGATTTACATTCAATTTTGGCATAACCATCCGTCTGTGGCAACGTCACGCCCGGCAATTTAGATACGTTTGCAAAATCATTTTGTTCAGCATCATTTATTGCAATATGTAAATCATTCTCTGAAGCATAAACAATGCACATGCCTCCCCAATATTTGAGATCTTTCGCCTGCAACTTGCCATTTTCATCTTTATCAGCAATGTTAAATCCGAAGCCAGCATTTCCTGCACCTTTATGCGTTACACAAAGTCCCTGACAGCGGTTTAGAACAGGTTGCAACGAATCCTGACCTAACTCGCTATTCACTTGTACAGGATAAGTCTCATTGACTTCATCGTTATCCTTGAATGCATACCAATGGCCACCATCACTTGTCACCGTCGAATACCCCGTTTTCACACTCAAATAACCATCCGGACCATACCAGACTGGACTAAGATTTTTGAAAGAGCACTCATCCTTATACACCTTGCTACTGCTAGAACTGCGCGGGGTTCGGCTCGAAGAACTTATCGGCGTGTAAGAGGTTTTGGGGATGGAGCAAGCCCCATTAGCAGAATATTTTCCAATACCCGCTATATTAAACTGGTTCCTATCGCCGTTTTCATAGCTCTTTACAACAAACAGCACCGTACTCACTGCCGTTCCCAGATTCGGGACACTCGGTTGAAAATCATCCCAGGCAACACACTTTTCGATAAGCCCTCCCGATGCAGGGAGAGAGGCTTTCGGAGAATTTTCGTACGGGACATCTTTTACAACAACATTTAAGTAAGCATCCTTTTCGGAATAGTAAGTGATGCAAATACCACCCCAATCCTTGATATCG includes:
- a CDS encoding sensor domain-containing diguanylate cyclase, which translates into the protein MSLKISSITNSIIIKSLLLLIVSMLVIVMIGTYVFTQKQMKTTLKLSYDTNETQLQQLANTANNEMEQFASRLSLLAKTSEIQSMDKLTAAGYLKSFNISSLFISGESISLFDRKYNLICNNSMLGSTKITYPIEFNRISPHRPTISPWYRDTDGTPKRAFGVVVSDRAMGDGRLVSNFSIRRLWKYFSEYKVGQNGILIACNGQGEILYHPDMRTWLDGVHKISELGLGDMNIKQDEDSTIKFLTLDNGKSYLINRTFNPTYDLGLIALQPKTEIDAMVSSVHHVSQIILFSSIIAILLVSLWQILIVCRPLNNLIDHISQITEGNLNIGEFKAKSSQDEIGRLAQVFNQMHSTIKRQIQELNAHRELLEKEVKERTYELEQANKKLDLISRTDELTQLPNRRDMHRTIEKEVDRANRFRKSFSIIFIDIDHFKDVNDTYGHAAGDAVLKSVASTIRSLLRKYDVLARYGGEEFLTLLPETELKDAAHVAERFRKQIENQTIFFGGQEIKVTITLGVAQFDSSQGAEKCIQLADKALYEGKEHGRNKVILWTDDKPVENAQT
- the dusA gene encoding tRNA dihydrouridine(20/20a) synthase DusA — its product is MNIDFNRRLSIAPMLDCTDRHERYFLRLLSKHILLYSEMVVSTGLLHCENKDLFLGHEPFEHPAVLQLGGSNPADLAAASKLVEAAGFSEVNLNCGCPSDRVQNGNFGACLMKEKNVVADCFKAMQDAVSIPVSIKCRIGVDDLDSWEFFTDFIQTVRDAGCKIFIVHARKAWLKGLSPKENREVPPLHYEFVHRLKAEMPELNLSINGGIKTLEQIEEQLKDLDGVMVGREAYENPWFLHDADARIFGDVRPESNDPAEIIAGNARPATRKALLEAYLPYVEKQTAEGCPATILVKHLYGLFAGLPGARKFRATLSNESPRAHLYGGAAALIRKAMELVSEES
- the argF gene encoding ornithine carbamoyltransferase; translation: MIDRNKHFLRLMDWSEEKVLETIEIASRLKAEVHAGKVSDRLHGQNIAMFFEKPSLRTITTFQVGMNQLGGHAVLLSPDSIGLGKRESVKDVARCLSRWVNAIVVRCFKQQLVEELAEYGSIPVVNALTDDYHPCQAIAFAQMIKENLGGFKNGNKPKTVAFIGDGNNVANSFLALCSKVGMNFTLACPKGFEQPAKVVEEAEAGLKKHGCQYRVFHDPKEAVKDADILYSDVWVSMGQEGEKATKQSHFLPFQINDELLKLAPSHCKVSHCLPAHRGEEITDSVMDNLDVNMSFEEAENRLHAHKAVLWQVMTPFNK
- the bioB gene encoding biotin synthase BioB, with the protein product MSFVQDLKEKVLGGYEITREDAIKLLSEDLDELTKAADEIREKFHGDDFDFCSIVNARSGRCSENCKYCAQSSYYHTGAPEYKLLSADEIVADAKKKEAAGIPRYSIVTSGRTLSNRDVEQISEALRRLKKETKLSICLSAGLLNRDQFDKLKEAGLTRFHNNLETYRRHFADVCTTHTYDDKIGALQNALAAGLEICSGGIMGLGETMEDRIDMCLDLRKLGVKSTPVNVLNAIPGTPYEKLPKLTNDEFCRIVAIYRFINPKAFIRLAGGRGVLGDDGKRAFKSGANAAITDDMLTTAGVNSCKDFELVKGLGFKPHGFIE
- a CDS encoding C40 family peptidase encodes the protein MAFKSRIFTGILVVCSLVLLANCAFPVRPGYDRKSGTYKRYRVATTTPEPVDTTAVDAQEELVIEEKLAVEKKPDTTVVQIDSIAKVDTTKKDSVKKEPAKKVEIASKTVADTTKKQTSAKTEAASKTKKQAKPASKPTNLEKYAKEWLGAKYVYGAASKKKTDCSGYVMQVYKGFYNIALDHNAQRIYDDGRGYSIRRTKLQEGDLVFFGNFWKISHVGIYLKGNRFIHASTSKGVVITSMDDNYWSSKYKGARRFK
- a CDS encoding prephenate dehydratase, whose amino-acid sequence is MKKIAFQGRRGAYSESAAYHLFGNDIEVVPMDTFEQIFQGIETGVVDGGAIPIENSTAGSIYDNYDLLYKWRHPIVAEVKLQIEHTLCALPGTKLEDLTEVLSHPQGLAQCSRFFGQHPNIKSTAFYDTAGSAEEIAKRGDKHIGAIASAYAAKFYGLDILKQGLENLPGVNFTRFYAIQKTAIELPDFKANETGKPPIKTTLLLMLSDSSKSGALYEALGCFAKRKLNLTRIESRPHPDRPWEYIFHLSFEGNPKDPNVVEALKELQQYTDFIYRLGSFREGTTEKLSY
- the rph gene encoding ribonuclease PH, giving the protein MAYERTDRKPEEFRNLKMTTGFISSADGSVLIEMGRTRVICNATLLPKVPDWLAGRGTGWITAEYSLLPQSTGKRVERERKGASGRTQEIQRLVGRSLRGAADLAALGENAIVVDCDVIEADGGTRTASIIGGFVALAIAVKKIKERLGITQQILKHGITAISVGVVSGKPLCDLCYVEDSAADVDMNVVMQDAKNFIEVQGTGEHASFDRAMLNTLLDLGENACKEIYKKQMELIGGELP